One region of Fragaria vesca subsp. vesca linkage group LG4, FraVesHawaii_1.0, whole genome shotgun sequence genomic DNA includes:
- the LOC101313698 gene encoding KRR1 small subunit processome component homolog, translating to MEISAGHKSEELCPNSDHMELEKSGDTIEVTSFTESFSRFHIPKLTNAWPEVEAALQEHGISYKLNLAELYMTVSTTPITKDPGIIHRAREVIVLLSKTTVPTYVVIDILNGDMVHDHIKTGYQEDGLAAIHGIKRERFVKRQTRFLECLKDFSRLLNVGLYVNGNTVTAAGTSLEQVKVIRRIVERCYVENVSPAAIVSRLNMRLDINNAERQLRALLM from the exons ATGGAGATCAGCGCCGGTCACAAATCGGAGGAGCTGTGTCCTAACTCCGACCACATGGAGTTGGAAAAGTCTGGCGACACAATCGAAGTCACCTCCTTCACTGAGTCATTCTCCCGATTCCACA TACCGAAGTTGACGAATGCTTGGCCGGAGGTGGAAGCGGCTTTACAAGAGCATGGAATTTCTTACAAACTCAATCTG GCTGAGCTTTACATGACTGTCTCAACCACTCCAATAACCAAAGATCCAGGTATCATTCACAGGGCTCGCGAGGTTATTGTGCTGCTCTCCAAAACTACTGTTCCCACATATGTG GTAATTGACATACTGAATGGCGATATGGTTCATGACCACATCAAAACTGGGTATCAAGAAGATGGGCTTGCTGCAATACATGGGATCAAGAGG GAGCGATTTGTTAAACGGCAGACCAGATTCCTGGAATGCTTAAAG GACTTTTCACGCCTGCTGAATGTTGGTCTGTATGTTAAT GGAAACACTGTGACTGCTGCAGGAACTTCACTTGAGCAAGTAAAGGTGATTAGAAGGATTGTCGAAAGGTGTTATGTTGAAAATGTGAGTCCTGCAGCTATTGTCAGCCGCTTAAACATGAGGTTAGATATCAATAATGCGGAGCGACAGCTTCGAGCTCTGTTGATGTGA
- the LOC101313410 gene encoding uncharacterized protein LOC101313410, giving the protein MKSCLYQTETKDKTETRTHSSNPNNVPQNDTRTLATSHRVEERHRDERRHRQRDERRHRHQDERRHRRKVRKTSNKLKLELDEEEANKSLYLCYLEQSGDCVAYVIRAVRLSDLLSSEKPSRLRQVGFKAGDHLPGSVGSGVMGSQILLAGGLRPNIPYGIGAHMLPSAVWHRNVYAFETDPNKQPRPSIRKLDATLQGAKLGPMMVELGGKLYALSYYLVGNPPSFEVFDPKMGSWSALPQPPFFQPLSEYFEYAPFSYAFTGTKMFVSHEQCPVFCFDVAHPDREWRLVPTMCQGGPFPFAGVSLVLDLPEPDKKIVFAYSHDRWCLGVYVMSLCENQESITRIGDLKLPRLPYELGEATGCDFVHIGGRKACIVVPELEPPCDDEGGDELELGSHKTLGVAIPFQFEVDMTKLDKDKKIASPSNSCLFASSNFIPLHPLFLTPNLWQRGLPMSPSDTFSFMVAKNNSQTPIILIGPGRITINSSHSLRRQTNRRR; this is encoded by the exons ATGAAGTCGTGTCTTTATCAAACTGAAACCAAAGACAAAACCGAAACACGAACCCACTCATCAAACCCAAACAATGTCCCCCAAAACGATACTCGAACCCTAGCCACCAGCCACCGCGTCGAAGAAAGGCATCGGGACGAGCGTCGGCACCGGCAGCGGGACGAGCGTCGGCACCGGCATCAGGACGAGCGTCGGCATCGGCGGAAGGTGAGGAAGACATCGAACAAGTTGAAGTTGGAGTTAGATGAGGAGGAAGCAAACAAGTCACTTTACCTATGTTACCTTGAACAGAGCGGAGATTGCGTTGCTTATGTAATCCGCGCCGTCAGATTGTCCGATTTGTTGTCGTCCGAGAAGCCATCGAGATTACGGCAAGTGGGTTTTAAGGCCGGGGACCATCTCCCCGGAAGTGTAGGTTCCGGTGTTATGGGCTCCCAAATTCTTCTAGCCGGCGGGTTGAGACCCAACATCCCTTATGGGATTGGAGCACATATGCTTCCCTCAGCTGTTTGGCATAGAAATGTTTATGCCTTTGAAACTGACCCCAATAAGCAACCTCGTCCTTCAATCAGGAAGCTTGATGCCACTTTACAAGGTGCCAAATTGGGCCCTATGATGGTGGAGCTTGGGGGCAAATTGTACGCTCTTTCGTATTATCTGGTTGGCAACCCTCCCTCGTTTGAGGTGTTTGATCCCAAAATGGGAAGTTGGTCTGCTCTGCCACAGCCCCCATTTTTCCAACCTCTCTCTGAATATTTCGAATACGCTCCCTTCTCTTATGCATTTACCGGCACCAAGATGTTTGTGTCCCATGAACAATGTCCTGTGTTCTGTTTTGACGTCGCGCACCCGGATAGAGAATGGAGACTAGTCCCTACTATGTGTCAAGGCGGCCCTTTTCCATTTGCTGGTGTGTCTTTGGTCCTGGACCTGCCGGAACCTGACAAGAAGATAGTGTTTGCCTATAGTCACGATCGTTGGTGTTTAGGAGTTTATGTCATGTCATTGTGTGAAAACCAAGAGTCTATCACACGGATTGGTGATTTGAAGCTGCCGCGGTTGCCTTATGAATTGGGTGAAGCAACTGGCTGTGATTTTGTCCACATAGGAGGTCGGAAAGCCTGCATTGTTGTCCCCGAATTGGAGCCCCCCTGTGATGATGAAGGAGGAGACGAATTGGAGCTCGGGTCTCATAAGACATTGGGGGTTGCCATACCATTTCAGTTTGAAGTTGATATGACTAAGCTGGACAAGGACAAGAAAATTGCTTCACCCTCCAATTCATGCCTATTCGCATCTTCAAATTTCATACCACTCCATCCACTCTTCCTGACCCCGAATCT ATGGCAGAGAGGCTTGCCCATGAGCCCCTCCGATACATTCTCCTTCATGGTTGCGAAGAACAACTCCCAGACCCCCATCATTCTCATCGGACCAGGCCGCATCACAATTAATAGCAGTCACTCCCTCAGGAGG CAAACAAATAGAAGAAGGTGA
- the LOC101314744 gene encoding uncharacterized protein LOC101314744, with translation MAISSLSFACRPSFSLRTPTFQCVGKVNSVQLNLVSAMEAIDEQEGCSKDNNSRDGKALQWKKLNSKELGISSSMIDKPIRKVLNGLKRKGYEVYLVGGCVRDLILKRTPKDFDILTSAELREVTRTFSWCEVVGRRFPICHVHVGDTVVEVSSFSISARSHGRNSSSDIKKPVHCDDKDFMRWSNCLKRDFTINGLMFDPYERIVYDYLGGIEDLKNAKVQTVIPANTSFREDCARILRAIRIAARLGFRISKETADSIKNLSYSIVRLDKGRILMEMNYMMAYGSAEASLRLLWKFGLLELLLPIQAAYFVRHGFRRRDKRSNMLLSLFSNLDKLLAPDKPCHSSLWIAILAFHTALSEQPRDALVVAAFTLAVHNGGDMLEAVEIARTITKPHEVSFHELLEPQRLDSGAYTKEIRDLEASFRRAIDHMTDAQIVSEAMAAYPQAPFSDLVFIPWGLSLRVSRIFNCVKVGGELGSVAKQSSKIDYESLAQGSLPEIRHMFARVVFDTIYPL, from the exons ATGGCGATTTCAAGCTTAAGCTTCGCTTGCCGACCCAGTTTCAGCCTCCGCACTCCCACGTTTCAATGCGTTGGCAAGGTAAATTCT GTACAATTGAATTTGGTTTCGGCGATGGAGGCGATTGATGAGCAAGAGGGTTGTTCTAAGGACAACAATTCAA GAGATGGCAAGGCACTGCAGTGGAAGAAGCTGAATTCGAAAGAGCTTGGGATTAGTAGTTCTATGATTGACAAGCCTATCCGAAAGGTTTTAAATGGGCTGAAGCGAAAGG GGTATGAGGTGTACCTTGTAGGAGGTTGCGTAAGGGATCTTATCTTGAAGCGCACGCCGAAGGACTTTGATATTTTGACTTCAGCTGAATTGAGAGAG GTGACAAGAACGTTTTCTTGGTGTGAAGTAGTTGGAAGGCGGTTTCCTATATGTCATGTGCATGTTGGCGATACGGTAGTGGAG GTGTCCAGTTTTAGCATCAGCGCACGAAGTCATGGTAGGAACTCAAGTAGTGATATTAAAAAGCCCGTACACTGTGATGACAAGGATTTTATGCGTTGGAGCAATTGTTTGAAGCGTGACTTTACAATTAACGG ATTGATGTTTGATCCTTATGAAAGGATAGTGTATGACTACTTGGGAGGAATAGAAGATCTTAAAAATGCTAAG GTCCAAACTGTTATACCAGCAAATACTTCATTTCGAGAGGATTGTG CTCGCATTCTTCGTGCCATAAGAATTGCTGCTCGTTTGGGGTTCCGTATTTCGAAGGAAACAGCTGATTCAATTAAAAATTTATCCTACTCAATTGTTAGGCTTGATAAG GGAAGGATCCTCATGGAAATGAATTACATGATGGCATATGGTTCTGCTGAGGCTTCTCTCCGATTATTATGGAAATTTGGACTTCTGGAACTACTTCTACCCATCCAG GCAGCATATTTTGTTCGCCATGGTTTTCGAAGACGTGACAAAAGGTCTAATATGCTTTTG TCCCTTTTTTCTAACTTAGATAAACTTCTTGCACCTGACAAGCCGTGCCACAGTAGCTTATG GATTGCAATCTTAGCATTCCACACAGCACTCTCTGAACAACCTCGAGATGCGTTGGTGGTTGCTGCATTTACCCTTGCTGTTCACAATGGTGGAGATATGTTGGAAGCAGTGGAGATAGCCAGGACTATCACTAAACCCCATGAAGTTAGCTTTCATGAACTATTAGAACCTCAGAGATTGGACTCTGGAGCATATACTAAAGAGATTAGGGATCTTGAGGCATCTTTTAGGCGGGCAATCGATCACATGACTGATGCGCAAATTGTCTCAGAGGCCATGGCAGCGTACCCACAAGCACCGTTTTCTGATCTG GTATTTATACCATGGGGATTATCTTTGAGGGTCTCTCGGATTTTCAACTGTGTAAAGGTGGGTGGGGAGTTGGGGTCTGTGGCAAAGCAAAGCAGCAAGATTGACTACGAGTCATTAGCTCAGGGGAGCCTGCCAGAGATTCGGCATATGTTTGCAAGGGTCGTGTTTGATACCATATATCCTCTTTAG
- the LOC101313983 gene encoding transcription factor bHLH137-like encodes MNIPGDQSARVAESSSCIDQSSAKIATFSDNEPSVTKKQSPESSSVVDKLETGEQVTQKVTTPIERKRRTRNCSSPSSAQSKVKKQKKAEEEKKSKAEKKEQKKAVQEVEPPTGYIHVRARRGQATDSHSLAERVRREKISERMKMLQRLVPGCDKVTGRAVMLDEIINYVQSLQNQVEFLSMKLASVNPMFYEFGPDLGDLMVKQEASPFSTGPQCSPTQPTNFADTSTTAATTTFTAATNNYPFLDSLLHQSPRPTAFHQDNESLLWDGEDQRQSFLNPSGFNNLCSFN; translated from the exons ATGAATATTCCTGGTGATCAGAGTGCAAGAGTTGCCGAGAGCAGCTCATGTATTGACCAAAGCTCCGCAAAGATTGCCACTTTTAGTGACAATGAGCCTTCTGTGACCAAGAAACAGAGCCCTGAGTCCTCATCTGTGGTGGATAAGCTCGAGACCGGTGAACAGGTTACTCAGAAAGTAACGACTCCCATTGAAAGGAAGAGAAGAACCAGAAACTGCTCATCACCCAGTTCTGCTCAATCCAAG GTTAAGAAGCAAAAGAAAGCTGAAGAGGAAAAGAAATCAAAAGCTGAGAAGAAAGAGCAAAAGAAAGCTGTACAAGAGGTGGAACCTCCAACAGGTTACATTCATGTTAGAGCAAGAAGGGGTCAAGCTACAGATAGCCATAGCCTTGCAGAGAGG GTAAGAAGAGAAAAAATCAGTGAGAGGATGAAGATGTTGCAAAGACTTGTTCCTGGTTGTGACAAG GTAACTGGAAGGGCTGTGATGTTGGATGAGATTATCAATTATGTTCAGTCCCTACAAAATCAAGTGGAG TTCCTCTCAATGAAGCTTGCTTCTGTGAATCCAATGTTCTATGAGTTTGGACCAGACCTTGGTGATTTGATGGTCAAACAAGAG GCATCACCATTTTCAACTGGACCACAATGCAGCCCAACACAGCCAACAAATTTTGCTGATACCTCTACCACCGCTGCCACCACCACTTTCACAGCAGCTACTAACAACTATCCTTTTCTGGATTCACTTCTACATCAATCGCCGAGGCCGACTGCCTTCCATCAG GACAATGAGAGCCTATTGTGGGATGGGGAAGATCAAAGACAAAGCTTTCTTAATCCATCTGGGTTCAACAACTTGTGTTCTTTCAATTAA